Proteins encoded together in one Impatiens glandulifera chromosome 1, dImpGla2.1, whole genome shotgun sequence window:
- the LOC124920456 gene encoding uncharacterized protein LOC124920456 codes for MKSSSGSLIKRNRSSDFPDSLILSRKRHRPVVANVAYVQIKILGLPLISSVSGSSLGSIRLEPFRSYTIGRHHLKCEFVFEDRRVSKRHFQIRFDAVNRKVWIGDGMCLSDSTDSSRVSLNGLFVDGVKVARGEAVELRDASEVSLVCRNLDTCGSNMGSRIGFVVHRIVYKEEVIDEDAHKIGLERSFISDVECNRTVKRVNSLLYKCRQVLESTDPISCIQKCIMRRNYDSSRKSIGISTFTPSCDAEFPVGLDLSGVQVIAQSGKSSPADPVIQNSNAVHVVPEYSQNSHLKHADILGAKAVIDVAANGIKDLHSSPVIMESDPQPCEVVYVDSQECPIPPPGSKFCLNRLKGVSQGLLDHHVVSLPELLHPVESLSQIFIATFTCDILWFLSYCEISPFLPVTVACHDRTKCWSSSPNERILMPYSDYPNVTVVYPPFPESIAFGTDRKKLGIACHHPKLFVLQRDDCIRVVITSANLVPKQWNNVTNTVWWQDFPRRSTPDYAALFADSFGTEHEYPKSDFAAQLAGFISSLVVGIPSKAHWVTELTEYEFKEATGHLVASVSGVHSQKPLPITSSMYHLPDGYSATGFHKVKILGSIDTMVVGLGHLFQSRADSTGAKLKKLADFIGRCRENENGMLEVILRRNTNIKADANAVSVLVPDPEDICGLDGVQIGFLPRDVAKWVAPLSDSSMFRFSGYICPKEVLAAALGGSSGRVQLILYVSQGSAFSNISKIVESKHTFAICCMVALVQRCTGIWRLQEVLSQYKWPEELETDFFFGSSSVGSVNAQFLAAFSAAAGKTTPNICESEESDPDWGCWSASQELINPSIRIIFPTIQRVINSSSGIFASKYMLCFSEKTWQRLKNVNILHDAVPCPSDRVGIPMHVKVARRRFQSKRGGVPFGWVYCGSHNFSAAAWGRPLSSPNGISKLNRPAKINSVTGSRLHISNYELGIIFIVPPPNNTKEEKRHVSLDDIMLPFVTPAPKYRGSDRPATARAMKEAWIDQLSRPEKEIVVVDDSDELMEEDEEEEVPDEEDEVTEQPNGIENEEEGDKAYAEVLWCQVDDSS; via the exons ATGAAATCTTCGTCTGGAAGTCTTATCAAGCGAAATCGATCCAGTGATTTTCCTGATTCACTAATTTTATCCCGTAAGAGACATAGACCAGTCGTTGCAAACGTAGCATATGTACAAATTAAAATTCTTGGACTTCCGTTGATTTCATCAGTCTCTGGTTCTTCATTGGGATCCATTCGTCTCGAGCCCTTCCGCTCATATACTATAGGCCGTCATCACTTGAAATGTGAATTTGTGTTTGAGGATAGGAGGGTGAGCAAACGGCACTTCCAGATTCGGTTTGATGCAGTGAACAGGAAGGTATGGATTGGGGACGGTATGTGTTTGTCTGACTCAACTGATTCTTCTAGGGTTTCACTGAATGGTTTGTTTGTTGATGGGGTTAAAGTGGCGAGAGGGGAAGCTGTGGAGTTGCGTGATGCTAGTGAAGTTTCATTGGTTTGCAGAAATTTGGATACTTGTGGATCCAATATGGGTTCTCGGATTGGGTTTGTTGTACATAGAATTGTTTATAAAGAGGAGGTTATTGATGAAGATGCACATAAAATTGGTCTAGAAAGATCATTCATTTCTGATGTAGAATGCAATAGGACTGTTAAGAGGGTGAATTCTCTTTTGTATAAATGTAGACAGGTTCTTGAAAGCACTGATCCTATTTCATGCATTCAGAAGTGTATTATGCGAAGGAATTACGACAGTTCAAGAAAAAGTATTGGGATCTCGACATTCACTCCAAGCTGTGATGCAGAATTTCCAGTGGGATTGGACTTGAGCGGTGTACAGGTGATAGCACAATCAGGTAAAAGCTCACCTGCAGATCCAGTGATCCAAAATTCAAATGCAGTTCATGTGGTTCCTGAATATTCCCAGAACAGTCATTTAAAACATGCTGACATCCTTGGAGCTAAAGCTGTGATTGACGTGGCTGCAAATGGAATCAAGGACTTGCATTCAAGTCCAGTGATCATGGAGAGCGATCCCCAGCCTTGTGAGGTGGTGTATGTTGATAGTCAGGAATGTCCTATTCCACCACCTGGAAGTAAGTTCTGCCTAAACCGCCTTAAAGGTGTCAGCCAAGGACTGCTAGATCATCATGTGGTTTCTTTGCCAGAACTTCTCCATCCAGTTGAAAGTCTTTCACAAATTTTCATTGCAACTTTCACTTGTGATATTCTTTG GTTTTTATCTTACTGCGAAATATCTCCTTTCCTGCCTGTAACCGTTGCATGTCATGACCGGACGAAGTGCTGGAGTTCAAGTCCTAATGAAAGGATTTTGATGCCTTACTCAGATTATCCAAATGTTACAGTAGT GTATCCTCCATTCCCTGAGTCTATAGCTTTTGGGACGGACCGCAAGAAATTGGGCATTGCTTGCCATCATCCAAAATTGTTTGTGCTGCAAAGAGATGATTGTATCAGAGTGGTCATTACTTCTGCAAACCTGGTCCCAAAGCAA TGGAACAATGTGACAAATACTGTTTGGTGGCAAGATTTTCCTCGCAGAAGTACTCCTGATTATGCAGCTCTTTTTGCCGATTCATTCGGCACGGAACATGAATATCCAAAATCTGATTTTGCTGCTCAGCTGGCTGGATTTATTTCTTCTCTTGTTGTGGGTATACCCTCAAAGGCTCATTGGGTTACGGAGTTGACAGAATATGAATTTAAGGAAGCAACTGGACACCTGGTTGCTTCAGTATCTGGGGTTCACAGTCAAAAACCTCTTCCTATAACATCATCAATGTATCACTTGCCT GATGGGTATTCTGCTACAGGATTTCACAAAGTGAAGATTTTAGGTTCCATTGATACAATGGTTGTTGGTCTGGGCCATCTTTTCCAATCTAGAGCAGATTCAACTGGTgctaagttaaaaaaattggcTGATTTCATAGGAAGGTGCCGTGAAAATGAAAATGGGATGCTGGAGGTAATTTTGAGAAGAAATACAAATATCAAAGCTGATGCGAATGCTGTGAGTGTCCTTGTCCCAGACCCAGAAGATATATGTGGTCTAG ATGGTGTTCAAATTGGGTTTCTACCAAGAGATGTAGCAAAGTGGGTTGCTCCTCTATCAGATAGTTCCATGTTCCGGTTTTCTGGGTACATATGCCCCAAAGAAGTTCTTGCAGCTGCTTTAGGAGGAAGTTCCGGCAGGGTCCAACTTATTTTGTATGTGTCACAG GGATCAGCATTTTCAAACATATCAAAGATTGTAGAATCCAAACATACTTTTGCAATATGCTGTATGGTTGCATTAGTGCAGAGATGCACAGGCATTTGGCGACTTCAAGAG GTCTTAAGCCAATATAAATGGCCAGAAGAGCTGGAAACTGATTTCTTTTTTG GTTCCTCATCAGTTGGGTCAGTCAATGCCCAATTTTTGGCGGCATTTTCTGCAGCAGCTGGAAAGACTACACCAAATATTTGTGAGTCGGAGGAATCGGACCCAGAT tGGGGGTGCTGGAGTGCTAGTCAGGAATTAATTAACCCATCAATTAGGATAATCTTCCCCACAATTCAAAGAGTGATAAACTCAAGTTCTGGAATCTTTGCTTCAAAATACATGCTATGCTTCTCTGAG AAAACGTGGCAAAGGTTGAAGAACGTCAATATACTGCATGATGCAGTTCCTTGTCCAAGTGATAGAGTGGGCATTCCAATGCATGTTAAG GTAGCTCGAAGGCGTTTTCAGTCGAAGAGAGGTGGAGTGCCTTTTGGTTGGGTATATTGTGGTTCACATAACTTTAGTGCAGCAGCTTGGGGACGGCCACTTTCTAGTCCAAATGGCATAAGCAAGCTCAATAGACCTGCAAAAATAAATTCTGTGACAGGTTCAAGGCTTCACATCTCAAACTACGAACTTGGTATAATTTTCATTGTTCCCCCACCGAATAACACAAAGGAGGAGAAAAGACATGTAAGCTTGGACGACATAATGTTGCCATTTGTTACACCTGCTCCAAAGTATAGGGGCAGTGACCGCCCAGCAACAGCGCGGGCTATGAAAGAAGCATGGATTGATCAGCTTAGCAGACCAGAAAAAGAAATTGTGGTTgtggatgatagtgatgaattaatggaagaagatgaagaagaagaggtcCCAGATGAAGAGGATGAAGTTACAGAGCAGCCTAATGGAATTGAAAATGAAGAGGAAGGTGATAAGGCCTATGCTGAGGTACTTTGGTGTCAAGTAGATGATTCTTCTTAA
- the LOC124920457 gene encoding chaperone protein ClpD, chloroplastic isoform X1: MEASSSCSSPLSVHSFIDFLPSSLSRSKNRSVSAKFGTSRDFHGRRKLIASCSSSSSSSSSYFGFSIQPKRSVDAIFKSNRKRRSLIVSAVFERFTERAIKAVMFSQKEARVLGKDMVFTQHLLLGLIAENRDPDGFLGSGINIDMARDAVRSIWHEEGVDDQNQVAKTASATDVPFSVSTKRVFDAAVEYSRTMGYNFIAPEHIAIGLFTVDDGNAGRVLKKLGVNTNYLAAVAISRLQGELVKDGRELPSSQKKKDEKLSSGKIIIDRSSESRDKSSLSEFCADLTARARDGMIDPVIGRELEVQRIIQILCRRTKNNPILLGVAGVGKTAIAEGLAISISQGDVPVFLQGKRIMSLDVGLLIAGAKERGELESRVTTLIKDIKKAGNVILFIDEVHTLVGSGTVGRGNKGSGLDISNLLKPSLGRGELQCVASTTLDEYRSHFEKDKALARRFQPVYINEPSEEDAVRILLGVRTKYESHHKCRYTLEAINAAVQLSARYIPDRHLPDKAIDLIDEAGSKVRMDAYKRKKEQQIDILSKSPTDYWQEINSVKTLHDIQAISRKLNENDGAIELPDSYLPYTPSDEGPLVVGPAEIAAVASLWSGIPVQQLTLDEMKMLVGLDEQLKKRVIGQGEAVDAICRAVKRSRVGLKDPDRPIAAMLFCGPTGVGKTELTKALAASYFGSEAAMLRLDMSEYMERHTVSKLIGSPPGYVGYGEGGTLTEAIRRQPFTVVLLDEIEKAHPDIFNILLQLFEDGHLTDSQGRRVSFKNALVVMTSNVGSAAIAKGRHKSIGFMLENDESTSYSGMKALLIEELKNYFRPELLNRIDEIVVFRPLEQNQVCHPSP; the protein is encoded by the exons ATGGAAGCTTCCTCCTCCTGTTCGTCTCCACTTTCTGTTCACTCATTCATCGATTTCCTACCTTCTTCACTTTCCCGATCCAAAAACCGCTCCGTTTCAGCCAAATTCGGAACCTCACGTGACTTCCATGGCCGCCGTAAACTCATCGCTAGTTGCAGCAGCAGTTCATCTAGTTCATCTTCCTATTTCGGTTTCTCGATTCAACCTAAAAGGTCAGTGGATGCGATTTTCAAATCTAATAGAAAGAGACGTTCGTTAATCGTGTCGGCTGTGTTTGAGCGTTTTACCGAGAGAGCAATTAAGGCGGTTATGTTTTCTCAGAAGGAAGCTAGGGTTTTGGGAAAGGATATGGTGTTTACTCAACATCTTCTATTGGGTTTGATAGCTGAGAATCGTGATCCTGATGGTTTTCTTGGTTCTGGAATAAACATAGACATGGCTCGTGATGCAGTTCGTAGTATTTGGCATGAGGAAGGTGTTGATGATCAGAATCAAGTAGCTAAAACTGCATCTGCAACTGATGTTCCGTTTTCTGTTAGTACGAAACGAGTTTTTGATGCTGCAGTTGAATATTCGAGAACTATGGGGTATAATTTTATTGCTCCGGAGCATATTGCCATTGGCCTCTTCACAGTTGATGATGGCAATGCAGGCCGCGTACTCAAAAA attgggCGTAAACACGAATTACTTAGCAGCTGTAGCAATATCAAGACTTCAAGGAGAGCTCGTCAAAGATGGAAGAGAACTACCTTCTTCGCAAAAGAAAAAAGACGAAAAGTTGTCTTCAGGGAAAATCATCATCGATAGGTCATCTGAAAGTCGCG ACAAAAGTAGTTTGTCAGAGTTTTGCGCGGACCTTACAGCTCGAGCTCGTGATGGAATGATTGATCCTGTCATTGGGCGGGAACTCGAAGTTCAAAGAATTATTCAAATACTCTGTAGAAGAACAAAAAACAATCCTATTCTCCTTGGAGTTGCAGGGGTTGGAAAAACAGCAATTGCTGAAGGCCTAGCTATTAGTATTTCTCAAGGAGATGTCCCCGTGTTTCTGCAG GGGAAACGGATCATGTCATTGGACGTCGGTTTGTTGATTGCCGGTGCAAAGGAGAGAGGGGAGTTGGAATCACGAGTTACTACATTAATTAAGGACATCAAGAAAGCAG GCAACGTAATTCTTTTCATCGATGAAGTACACACTCTAGTTGGCTCGGGTACAGTTGGTCGAGGCAACAAGGGATCTGGCCTTGACATTTCAAATCTACTTAAGCCATCTCTTGGAAGAGGTGAATTACAG TGCGTTGCTTCGACAACATTGGATGAATACAGATCTCATTTCGAAAAGGACAAAGCTTTAGCAAGAAGATTTCAGCCTGTTTACATCAATGAGCCGAGTGAG GAGGATGCAGTTAGAATACTGTTAGGGGTGCGTACAAAATACGAGTCTCATCACAAATGTAGATACACACTGGAGGCTATAAATGCGGCTGTGCAACTATCGGCTAGGTATATACCTGATAGGCATCTTCCCGACAAGGCTATTGATCTGATCGATGAGGCAGGAAGTAAGGTTCGTATGGATGCCTACAAGAGAAAAAAGGAACAGCAGATTGATATACTTTCCAAATCACCTACTGATTACTGGCAAGAAATAAATTCTGTCAAGACCTTGCATGATATT CAGGCCATCTCTAGAAAACTAAACGAAAACGATGGCGCAATTGAACTTCCCGATTCATATTTGCCCTACACACCATCGGATGAAGG aCCTCTTGTTGTTGGACCTGCTGAGATAGCTGCAGTTGCTTCACTCTGGTCTGGGATCCCAGTTCAACAGCTCACTCTTGATGAAATGAAGATGTTAGTTGGTCTAGACGAGCAGTTAAAGAAACGGGTTATTGGTCAAGGAGAAGCGGTTGATGCTATTTGTCGAGCTGTGAAGAGATCCCGAGTTGGGCTCAAGGATCCAGATAGGCCTATCGCTGCCATGTTGTTTTGTGGACCCACTGGAGTTGGCAAAACCGAACTAACAAAGGCTTTGGCCGCGAGCTATTTTGGTTCG GAAGCTGCAATGTTAAGATTGGACATGAGTGAGTACATGGAGCGACATACAGTGAGCAAGCTGATTGGATCGCCACCTGGTTATGTCGGTTATGGAGAAGGGGGTACGCTTACAGAAGCTATTAGGAGACAACCGTTCACTGTTGTATTATTGGACGAAATAGAGAAGGCACATCCCGATATATTCAATATTCTCCTTCAATTATTCGAAGACGGTCACCTTACAGATTCTcag GGTAGAAGAGTCTCGTTTAAGAACGCTCTTGTGGTGATGACATCTAATGTTGGTTCTGCTGCCATTGCTAAAGGGAGACATAAATCGATAGGTTTCATGCTGGAGAACGATGAGTCGACTTCTTATAGTGGGATGAAAGCGCTACTAATTGAAGAACTAAAGAATTATTTCCGGCCAGAGTTGTTGAACAGAATTGATGAAATTGTTGTCTTCCGTCCATTAGAGCAAAATCAGGTTTGTCATCCATCGCCTTAA
- the LOC124920457 gene encoding chaperone protein ClpD, chloroplastic isoform X2, protein MEASSSCSSPLSVHSFIDFLPSSLSRSKNRSVSAKFGTSRDFHGRRKLIASCSSSSSSSSSYFGFSIQPKRSVDAIFKSNRKRRSLIVSAVFERFTERAIKAVMFSQKEARVLGKDMVFTQHLLLGLIAENRDPDGFLGSGINIDMARDAVRSIWHEEGVDDQNQVAKTASATDVPFSVSTKRVFDAAVEYSRTMGYNFIAPEHIAIGLFTVDDGNAGRVLKKLGVNTNYLAAVAISRLQGELVKDGRELPSSQKKKDEKLSSGKIIIDRSSESRDKSSLSEFCADLTARARDGMIDPVIGRELEVQRIIQILCRRTKNNPILLGVAGVGKTAIAEGLAISISQGDVPVFLQGKRIMSLDVGLLIAGAKERGELESRVTTLIKDIKKAGNVILFIDEVHTLVGSGTVGRGNKGSGLDISNLLKPSLGRGELQCVASTTLDEYRSHFEKDKALARRFQPVYINEPSEEDAVRILLGVRTKYESHHKCRYTLEAINAAVQLSARYIPDRHLPDKAIDLIDEAGSKVRMDAYKRKKEQQIDILSKSPTDYWQEINSVKTLHDIAISRKLNENDGAIELPDSYLPYTPSDEGPLVVGPAEIAAVASLWSGIPVQQLTLDEMKMLVGLDEQLKKRVIGQGEAVDAICRAVKRSRVGLKDPDRPIAAMLFCGPTGVGKTELTKALAASYFGSEAAMLRLDMSEYMERHTVSKLIGSPPGYVGYGEGGTLTEAIRRQPFTVVLLDEIEKAHPDIFNILLQLFEDGHLTDSQGRRVSFKNALVVMTSNVGSAAIAKGRHKSIGFMLENDESTSYSGMKALLIEELKNYFRPELLNRIDEIVVFRPLEQNQVCHPSP, encoded by the exons ATGGAAGCTTCCTCCTCCTGTTCGTCTCCACTTTCTGTTCACTCATTCATCGATTTCCTACCTTCTTCACTTTCCCGATCCAAAAACCGCTCCGTTTCAGCCAAATTCGGAACCTCACGTGACTTCCATGGCCGCCGTAAACTCATCGCTAGTTGCAGCAGCAGTTCATCTAGTTCATCTTCCTATTTCGGTTTCTCGATTCAACCTAAAAGGTCAGTGGATGCGATTTTCAAATCTAATAGAAAGAGACGTTCGTTAATCGTGTCGGCTGTGTTTGAGCGTTTTACCGAGAGAGCAATTAAGGCGGTTATGTTTTCTCAGAAGGAAGCTAGGGTTTTGGGAAAGGATATGGTGTTTACTCAACATCTTCTATTGGGTTTGATAGCTGAGAATCGTGATCCTGATGGTTTTCTTGGTTCTGGAATAAACATAGACATGGCTCGTGATGCAGTTCGTAGTATTTGGCATGAGGAAGGTGTTGATGATCAGAATCAAGTAGCTAAAACTGCATCTGCAACTGATGTTCCGTTTTCTGTTAGTACGAAACGAGTTTTTGATGCTGCAGTTGAATATTCGAGAACTATGGGGTATAATTTTATTGCTCCGGAGCATATTGCCATTGGCCTCTTCACAGTTGATGATGGCAATGCAGGCCGCGTACTCAAAAA attgggCGTAAACACGAATTACTTAGCAGCTGTAGCAATATCAAGACTTCAAGGAGAGCTCGTCAAAGATGGAAGAGAACTACCTTCTTCGCAAAAGAAAAAAGACGAAAAGTTGTCTTCAGGGAAAATCATCATCGATAGGTCATCTGAAAGTCGCG ACAAAAGTAGTTTGTCAGAGTTTTGCGCGGACCTTACAGCTCGAGCTCGTGATGGAATGATTGATCCTGTCATTGGGCGGGAACTCGAAGTTCAAAGAATTATTCAAATACTCTGTAGAAGAACAAAAAACAATCCTATTCTCCTTGGAGTTGCAGGGGTTGGAAAAACAGCAATTGCTGAAGGCCTAGCTATTAGTATTTCTCAAGGAGATGTCCCCGTGTTTCTGCAG GGGAAACGGATCATGTCATTGGACGTCGGTTTGTTGATTGCCGGTGCAAAGGAGAGAGGGGAGTTGGAATCACGAGTTACTACATTAATTAAGGACATCAAGAAAGCAG GCAACGTAATTCTTTTCATCGATGAAGTACACACTCTAGTTGGCTCGGGTACAGTTGGTCGAGGCAACAAGGGATCTGGCCTTGACATTTCAAATCTACTTAAGCCATCTCTTGGAAGAGGTGAATTACAG TGCGTTGCTTCGACAACATTGGATGAATACAGATCTCATTTCGAAAAGGACAAAGCTTTAGCAAGAAGATTTCAGCCTGTTTACATCAATGAGCCGAGTGAG GAGGATGCAGTTAGAATACTGTTAGGGGTGCGTACAAAATACGAGTCTCATCACAAATGTAGATACACACTGGAGGCTATAAATGCGGCTGTGCAACTATCGGCTAGGTATATACCTGATAGGCATCTTCCCGACAAGGCTATTGATCTGATCGATGAGGCAGGAAGTAAGGTTCGTATGGATGCCTACAAGAGAAAAAAGGAACAGCAGATTGATATACTTTCCAAATCACCTACTGATTACTGGCAAGAAATAAATTCTGTCAAGACCTTGCATGATATT GCCATCTCTAGAAAACTAAACGAAAACGATGGCGCAATTGAACTTCCCGATTCATATTTGCCCTACACACCATCGGATGAAGG aCCTCTTGTTGTTGGACCTGCTGAGATAGCTGCAGTTGCTTCACTCTGGTCTGGGATCCCAGTTCAACAGCTCACTCTTGATGAAATGAAGATGTTAGTTGGTCTAGACGAGCAGTTAAAGAAACGGGTTATTGGTCAAGGAGAAGCGGTTGATGCTATTTGTCGAGCTGTGAAGAGATCCCGAGTTGGGCTCAAGGATCCAGATAGGCCTATCGCTGCCATGTTGTTTTGTGGACCCACTGGAGTTGGCAAAACCGAACTAACAAAGGCTTTGGCCGCGAGCTATTTTGGTTCG GAAGCTGCAATGTTAAGATTGGACATGAGTGAGTACATGGAGCGACATACAGTGAGCAAGCTGATTGGATCGCCACCTGGTTATGTCGGTTATGGAGAAGGGGGTACGCTTACAGAAGCTATTAGGAGACAACCGTTCACTGTTGTATTATTGGACGAAATAGAGAAGGCACATCCCGATATATTCAATATTCTCCTTCAATTATTCGAAGACGGTCACCTTACAGATTCTcag GGTAGAAGAGTCTCGTTTAAGAACGCTCTTGTGGTGATGACATCTAATGTTGGTTCTGCTGCCATTGCTAAAGGGAGACATAAATCGATAGGTTTCATGCTGGAGAACGATGAGTCGACTTCTTATAGTGGGATGAAAGCGCTACTAATTGAAGAACTAAAGAATTATTTCCGGCCAGAGTTGTTGAACAGAATTGATGAAATTGTTGTCTTCCGTCCATTAGAGCAAAATCAGGTTTGTCATCCATCGCCTTAA
- the LOC124920459 gene encoding chaperone protein ClpD, chloroplastic-like has protein sequence MIEILNLMLEEVKGRLASIGISLEVSEAVIKLICEQGFDRSYGARPLRRAVTLIIEDVLSEAILSGKYKPGDTAFLDLDQTGNPIVMDQSDKNMYLTDTTSIL, from the coding sequence ATGATCGAGATATTGAACCTAATGTTGGAAGAAGTGAAGGGAAGGCTAGCATCTATTGGAATCAGTTTAGAGGTTTCGGAGGCAGTTATAAAGCTTATATGCGAACAAGGTTTCGACAGGAGTTATGGTGCCCGACCTCTTAGAAGGGCTGTTACCCTTATAATCGAGGATGTCCTGAGTGAAGCTATTCTTTCGGGTAAGTACAAACCAGGTGATACAGCATTTCTCGATTTGGATCAAACCGGAAACCCTATTGTTATGGATCAATCCGacaaaaatatgtatttgaCTGACACTACATCCATCTTATAA
- the LOC124918665 gene encoding U2 small nuclear ribonucleoprotein A'-like → MVRLTADLIWTSPHFFNAVRERELDLRGNKIPVLENVGATEDQFDTIDLSDNEIVKLENFPCMNRLTTLLINNNRITRINPNIGEFLPKLHTLVLTSNRLTNLVEIDPLASLPNLQFLTLLDNNITKKPNYRLYVIHKLKSLRVLDFKKVKLKERIQAQNLFASKEAEEEAKKESVKTFVPKEAAVVSKEVQQTPKKVAPTPEQIIAIKAAIVNSQTLEEVARLEEALRSGQLPSDLIINDDATTENEMSTDDGETRKNDESANMDQD, encoded by the exons ATGGTGAGATTAACAGCGGATTTGATTTGGACAAGCCCTCACTTCTTCAACGCCGTACGCGAACGTGAATTGGATCTTCGAG GCAACAAGATTCCCGTCTTAGAAAACGTCGGTGCGACGGAG GATCAGTTTGATACCATTGATTTGTCTGACAATGAAATTGTTAAGCTCGAAAACTTTCCCTGCATGAATCGACTCACTACTTTGTTGATTAACAATAACAGGATTACTCGTATCAACCCAAATATCGGAG AGTTTCTTCCTAAGTTGCATACTTTGGTACTTACCAGCAATAGACTAACAAACTTGGTTGAGATTGATCCCCTTGCATCACTTCCCAACCTTCAATTTCTTACTTTACTCGATAATAACATTACAAAGAAGCCAAACTATCGTCTCTACGTCATACACAAGTTGAAATCGCTACGAGTGCTGGATTTTAAGAAGGTCAAACTAAAG GAACGAATTCAGGCACAAAACCTGTTTGCATCAAAAGAAGCCGAAGAGGAGGCTAAAAAGGAATCTGTGAAGACATTTGTGCCCAAGGAAGCGGCAGTTGTTAGTAAAGAAGTGCAGCAAACACCTAAAAAAGTAGCACCCACACCAGAGCAAATCATAGCTATCAAG GCTGCTATTGTGAATTCCCAGACTCTTGAGGAAGTAGCAAGGCTTGAAGAG GCATTGAGGTCTGGACAACTTCCTTCGGATTTAATCATAAATGATGACGCAACAACTGAAAATGAAATGTCGACCGACGATGGAGAGACTCGGAAGAATGATGAATCCGCAAACATGGATCAG GACTAG
- the LOC124913411 gene encoding uncharacterized protein LOC124913411: MATTVGRGTQSMNIYIKPIMRKAAYHKKGNPGETVKMNGGEELEMKGKGFAVGAGDHQNVVVDGNPEWVPDHRTGIFYPKGQEKVIADVPLSAAGKDDVRINWFSNHEDFI, encoded by the exons ATGGCAACTACTGTTGGGAGAGGAACACAGAGCATGAACATCTACATAAA GCCAATTATGAGAAAGGCAGCGTACCATAAGAAAGGGAATCCCGGTGAAACAGTGAAAATGAATGGAGGAGAGGAACTGGAAATGAAAGGAAAGGGTTTCGCCGTTGGCGCCGGAGATCATCAAAACGTCGTCGTCGACGGGAATCCAGAGTGGGTTCCCGATCACCGGACGGGAATTTTCTATCCAAAAGGTCAAGAGAAGGTCATTGCAGATGTTCCTCTGTCAGCTGCCGGAAAAGATGATGTCAGAATCAATTGGTTTTCCAACCATGAGGATTTCATTTGA